One window of Leguminivora glycinivorella isolate SPB_JAAS2020 chromosome 9, LegGlyc_1.1, whole genome shotgun sequence genomic DNA carries:
- the LOC125229491 gene encoding uncharacterized protein LOC125229491, with the protein MSKCAVSGCKSEHNPFNSSVTFHRVTRNKKYLPLWERVVRIKSKSIHAKICSLHFKEKDFVKGRGGRVLRPGAVPSINIVEKDSSTDDDDDNEKLSLLKNALSRSKRDFFTASAEKPTRSDYEQYVPNPNLPRNFQMVVPCTCCNSVQSSHSLPKQTSNMGVQTKLKTNKEISLQARVKLLELRLRRRDAKISYMQTVLNMIKKHTKGTDMEYKLCCELQNISEFTETIDDHKGKRENNKSKTRNGIVESPVSEISSGDEDACTVFEVVHSPNLKIYNGFS; encoded by the exons ATGAGCAAGTGCGCTGTGAGTGGATGTAAATCTGAACACAATCCTTTTAATAGCAGTGTAACATTTCACCG GGTTACACGAAACAAGAAGTATTTGCCTCTGTGGGAAAGAGTCGTAAGAATAAAATCGAAATCCATCCATGCCAAGATTTGCAGCCTGCATTTCAAGGAGAAGGATTTTGTCAAAGGCAGAGGGGGCAGAGTCCTCAGACCAGGTGCTGTGCCGTCTATTAATATTGTTGAAAAG GACAGCTcaacagatgatgatgatgacaacgAAAAGTTGTCTTTGCTGAAGAATGCACTTTCAAGAAGCAAGAGAGATTTTTTTACTGCAAGTGCGGAGAAACCAACTCGGTCAGATTATGAACAATATGTTCCGAATCCTAATTTACCTCGGAATTTCCAAATG GTGGTGCCATGCACATGTTGCAATTCTGTCCAGTCTTCACACTCCCTTCCAAAACAAACTAGCAACATGGGAGTACAGACCAAACTGAAGACCAACAAGGAAATATCACTACAAGCTAGAGTGAAACTTCTCGAGTTGAGACTCAGAAGGAGGGATGCCAAGATCAGCTACATGCAAACAGTTTTAAACATGATCAAGAAACACACTAAAGGTACAGATATGGAGTACAAGTTATGTTGTGAATTACAGAACATTTCTGAGTTTACGGAGACAATTGATGATCACAAAGGTAAAAgagaaaataataaaagtaaaactaGAAATGGTATAGTTGAAAGTCCTGTTAGTGAAATATCAAGTGGGGATGAAGATGCCTGCACAGTTTTTGAAGTGGTACATAGTCCTAATCTGAAAATTTACAATGGTTTTAGTTGA
- the LOC125229489 gene encoding uncharacterized protein LOC125229489 isoform X1, which translates to MKRVKRRPGRSPSKLEKYEFSRNISKPVVQEVFPPPNERCGEEVEVDTVGQESQNRNPFTRSKLHRCTYYRPSNEDFGQLTDKALPPNEYYKNLLQEISNQPSPLPDTTKVEKKNACEGSLVQTCSAFVQPASVLKLDEHVMADLMDDVQWQTIDSVSDADLFLSRTASPERIKEVPKDKKAPPVRSNIRISETPQVKRIAEKFTKFKKNNVEVRKLEERVVCLEYDIFDLNAVDPAVPTQKMRAFFSIKMKDFGGDNKENLHSIPSGIKRNFNIDDGDLQKLNKKEIEIIDNEIPENRSLLEDLKRVLRRKQALENKKRRQTLDLMCLYEMAKRESPPVNCDYSNTNLLSKAELQEIKDLILKKCESSVYGINRKTVKCRDDANDLKCVLSNSLINELMREAEV; encoded by the exons ATGAAGAGGGTTAAACGGAGGCCGGGGCGCAGTCCGTCGAAGTTAGAGAAGTATGAGTTCAGTCGAAACATCAGCAAGCCAGTGGTTCAGGAGGTGTTTCCACCTCCTAACGAAAGATGCGGCGAAGAA GTGGAAGTTGATACTGTTGGGCAAGAAAGTCAAAACAGGAATCCCTTTACAAGAAGCAAGTTACATCGATGCACGTACTACAGGCCCAGCAATGAAGACTTCGGGCAACTGACGGACAAGGCTTTGCCTCCGAATGAG TATTATAAGAACCTTCTTCAAGAGATCAGCAATCAGCCCTCGCCACTGCCAGACACGACGAAAGTGGAGAAGAAGAATGCCTGCGAAGGGTCCCTGGTGCAGACCTGTTCGGCGTTCGTGCAGCCGGCGAGCGTCCTCAAACTCGACGAGCACGTCATGGCGGATCTG ATGGACGACGTACAGTGGCAGACCATCGACAGCGTCAGTGATGCGGATTTGTTTCTGTCGCGAACGGCGAGCCCGGAGAGAATCAAGGAGGTGCCGAAAG ATAAAAAGGCTCCACCAGTCCGTAGTAACATTCGTATATCAGAAACACCACAAGTAAAGCGTATCGCTGAGAAGTTCACGAAGTTCAAAAAGAACAACGTGGAGGTCAGAAAGCTGGAAGAGCGGGTGGTTTGTTTGGAGTACGACATCTTCGACCTGAATGCCGTCGACCCCGCCGTGCCGACGCAGAAAATGAGGGCATTTTTCTCCATAAAAATGAAAGATTTTGGAGGCGACAACAAAG AAAACCTTCATTCCATCCCATCTGGTATAAAACGCAACTTCAACATCGACGACGGAGACCTTCAGAAACTCAACAAGAAAGAAATAGAAATCATCGACAACGAGATACCAGAAAACAGGTCCTTGCTCGAGGACCTAAAGCGAGTTCTGAGACGGAAACAGGCGCTCGAGAACAAAAAGAGACGGCAAACGTTGGACCTCATGTGTCTGTACGAGATGGCGAAACGAGAGAGTCCGCCCGTCAACTGCGACTATTCCAACACCAATCTGTTATCGAAAGCAGAGCTGCAGGAGATTAAGGATTTGATTCTGAAGAAATGCGAGTCGAGCGTGTACGGGATTAACAGAAAAACGGTGAAATGTAGAGATGACGCGAATGACTTGAAGTGTGTGTTGTCGAACAGTTTGATCAATGAGTTGATGCGTGAGGCCGAAGTTTGA
- the LOC125229489 gene encoding uncharacterized protein LOC125229489 isoform X2, producing MKRVKRRPGRSPSKLEKYEFSRNISKPVVQEVFPPPNERCGEEVEVDTVGQESQNRNPFTRSKLHRCTYYRPSNEDFGQLTDKALPPNENLLQEISNQPSPLPDTTKVEKKNACEGSLVQTCSAFVQPASVLKLDEHVMADLMDDVQWQTIDSVSDADLFLSRTASPERIKEVPKDKKAPPVRSNIRISETPQVKRIAEKFTKFKKNNVEVRKLEERVVCLEYDIFDLNAVDPAVPTQKMRAFFSIKMKDFGGDNKENLHSIPSGIKRNFNIDDGDLQKLNKKEIEIIDNEIPENRSLLEDLKRVLRRKQALENKKRRQTLDLMCLYEMAKRESPPVNCDYSNTNLLSKAELQEIKDLILKKCESSVYGINRKTVKCRDDANDLKCVLSNSLINELMREAEV from the exons ATGAAGAGGGTTAAACGGAGGCCGGGGCGCAGTCCGTCGAAGTTAGAGAAGTATGAGTTCAGTCGAAACATCAGCAAGCCAGTGGTTCAGGAGGTGTTTCCACCTCCTAACGAAAGATGCGGCGAAGAA GTGGAAGTTGATACTGTTGGGCAAGAAAGTCAAAACAGGAATCCCTTTACAAGAAGCAAGTTACATCGATGCACGTACTACAGGCCCAGCAATGAAGACTTCGGGCAACTGACGGACAAGGCTTTGCCTCCGAATGAG AACCTTCTTCAAGAGATCAGCAATCAGCCCTCGCCACTGCCAGACACGACGAAAGTGGAGAAGAAGAATGCCTGCGAAGGGTCCCTGGTGCAGACCTGTTCGGCGTTCGTGCAGCCGGCGAGCGTCCTCAAACTCGACGAGCACGTCATGGCGGATCTG ATGGACGACGTACAGTGGCAGACCATCGACAGCGTCAGTGATGCGGATTTGTTTCTGTCGCGAACGGCGAGCCCGGAGAGAATCAAGGAGGTGCCGAAAG ATAAAAAGGCTCCACCAGTCCGTAGTAACATTCGTATATCAGAAACACCACAAGTAAAGCGTATCGCTGAGAAGTTCACGAAGTTCAAAAAGAACAACGTGGAGGTCAGAAAGCTGGAAGAGCGGGTGGTTTGTTTGGAGTACGACATCTTCGACCTGAATGCCGTCGACCCCGCCGTGCCGACGCAGAAAATGAGGGCATTTTTCTCCATAAAAATGAAAGATTTTGGAGGCGACAACAAAG AAAACCTTCATTCCATCCCATCTGGTATAAAACGCAACTTCAACATCGACGACGGAGACCTTCAGAAACTCAACAAGAAAGAAATAGAAATCATCGACAACGAGATACCAGAAAACAGGTCCTTGCTCGAGGACCTAAAGCGAGTTCTGAGACGGAAACAGGCGCTCGAGAACAAAAAGAGACGGCAAACGTTGGACCTCATGTGTCTGTACGAGATGGCGAAACGAGAGAGTCCGCCCGTCAACTGCGACTATTCCAACACCAATCTGTTATCGAAAGCAGAGCTGCAGGAGATTAAGGATTTGATTCTGAAGAAATGCGAGTCGAGCGTGTACGGGATTAACAGAAAAACGGTGAAATGTAGAGATGACGCGAATGACTTGAAGTGTGTGTTGTCGAACAGTTTGATCAATGAGTTGATGCGTGAGGCCGAAGTTTGA
- the LOC125229775 gene encoding probable methylthioribulose-1-phosphate dehydratase isoform X2 yields MSAYGPEHPRNLIPELCNQFYHLGWVTGTGGGISIKDGLKKSQCTPLFMLAYKERGAGAVIHTHSPHAVRCTLLYDKEFTITHQEMIKGIKDAKLGRFLRYDENLVVPIIENTPFERDLAGSLGEALRQYPGTSAVLVRRHGVYVWGDTWQQAKTMTECYDYLFEMAVEMKKLGLDPAFNPEAQNKPVN; encoded by the exons ATGTCAGCGTACGGACCA gaGCACCCTCGTAACCTCATTCCAGAGCTGTGCAATCAGTTCTATCATTTAGGATGGGTGACGGGAACTGGTGGTGGCATCTCAATAAAAGATGG ACTGAAGAAGAGTCAATGCACGCCGCTCTTCATGCTGGCGTATAAAGagcgcggcgccggcgccgtcATACACACACACTCTCCCCACGCCGTGCGGTGCACACTACTCTACGACAAGGAGTTTACCATCACGCATCAGGAAATGATCAAG GGAATCAAAGACGCTAAACTCGGACGTTTCCTGCGCTACGACGAGAATCTAGTCGTCCCGATCATCGAGAACACGCCCTTCGAGCGCGACTTGGCCGGCAGTCTCGGCGAAGCTCTCAGGCAATACCCTGGGACAAGTGCTGTGTTAGTTCGGAGGCATGGGGTCTATGTGTGGGGGGATACTTGGCAACAGGCCAAGACTAT GACGGAGTGCTACGACTACCTGTTCGAAATGGCGGTAGAGATGAAAAAACTGGGCCTCGATCCTGCGTTCAACCCTGAAGCCCAGAACAAACCGGTGAACTGA
- the LOC125229775 gene encoding probable methylthioribulose-1-phosphate dehydratase isoform X1 → MSAYGPEHPRNLIPELCNQFYHLGWVTGTGGGISIKDGEKIYIAPSGVQKERMKSDDLFVQTINDEDLELPPPEKQLKKSQCTPLFMLAYKERGAGAVIHTHSPHAVRCTLLYDKEFTITHQEMIKGIKDAKLGRFLRYDENLVVPIIENTPFERDLAGSLGEALRQYPGTSAVLVRRHGVYVWGDTWQQAKTMTECYDYLFEMAVEMKKLGLDPAFNPEAQNKPVN, encoded by the exons ATGTCAGCGTACGGACCA gaGCACCCTCGTAACCTCATTCCAGAGCTGTGCAATCAGTTCTATCATTTAGGATGGGTGACGGGAACTGGTGGTGGCATCTCAATAAAAGATGG GGAAAAGATCTACATAGCACCTTCTGGGGTACAGAAAGAGAGGATGAAGTCAGATGACCTGTTTGTGCAGACTATCAATGACGAAGATCTTGAACTTCCACCGCCAGAGAAACA ACTGAAGAAGAGTCAATGCACGCCGCTCTTCATGCTGGCGTATAAAGagcgcggcgccggcgccgtcATACACACACACTCTCCCCACGCCGTGCGGTGCACACTACTCTACGACAAGGAGTTTACCATCACGCATCAGGAAATGATCAAG GGAATCAAAGACGCTAAACTCGGACGTTTCCTGCGCTACGACGAGAATCTAGTCGTCCCGATCATCGAGAACACGCCCTTCGAGCGCGACTTGGCCGGCAGTCTCGGCGAAGCTCTCAGGCAATACCCTGGGACAAGTGCTGTGTTAGTTCGGAGGCATGGGGTCTATGTGTGGGGGGATACTTGGCAACAGGCCAAGACTAT GACGGAGTGCTACGACTACCTGTTCGAAATGGCGGTAGAGATGAAAAAACTGGGCCTCGATCCTGCGTTCAACCCTGAAGCCCAGAACAAACCGGTGAACTGA
- the LOC125229774 gene encoding facilitated trehalose transporter Tret1-like isoform X1 — MGFPGVLLPQLQQLGAAFTLTDDQVSWIASVEMLPSFLGNCLVPILMARAGRRPAHFVTIAVTLLSWAIVILANSFEMMIVGRILQGAAGGMMMPLRSVLVSEYCSPHHRGAFLTGVSLAQTAGVLLVHFLGSLITYRMTALVSMSFSFIALLVTVYSPETPSWLAVNRQYDKCRENFIWLRSDEEMPELEKMILASKRLDEITKGRNMLKEILDFAKRKECYKPIVLMSAVYSMTNFTNTILIVVYPMLILKALMGTEDYAPAWLLALDVQSIVFSCVSVYVTHKVRRRTLLLSSGSFTTGTQLALAVYIFAKNKDWLPFDSMWIPGALLSAHTMSVYIGVLPLGSVIAGEVFPLQFRSYCESISLFSVYATAFIVLKTFLDLTSGAGVDVAFGVYSGAAALCLAAAAALLPETRGRTLQQIEEHFRGAPLVDPEVDTKETKPLNEFDEVDRQCV; from the exons ATGGGTTTCCCCGGAGTCCTACTGCCACAGCTGCAACAACTCGGAGCTGCCTTCACCCTCACGGATGATCAGGTATCATGGATAG CGTCTGTGGAGATGCTGCCGTCCTTCCTGGGCAATTGTCTCGTGCCAATACTGATGGCGCGCGCGGGCCGGCGGCCGGCGCACTTCGTCACCATAGCGGTCACACTACTCAGTTGGGCCATCGTCATTCTTGCTAACAGCTTTGAG ATGATGATCGTTGGCAGGATACTTCAGGGTGCCGCCGGGGGCATGATGATGCCGCTCCGCTCCGTGCTGGTGAGCGAGTACTGCAGCCCGCACCACCGCGGCGCCTTCCTCACCGGCGTCTCGCTCGCGCAGACCGCCGGCGTCCTTCTGGTGCACTTCCTCGGCTCTCTCATCACCTATCGCATGACCGCACTCGTCTCTATGTCCTTCTCTTTCATCGCTCTCCTCGTCACGGTTTACTCCCCCGAAACACCGAGCTGGCTCGCGGTGAATCGACAATACGATAAGTGCAGGGAGAATTTTATCTGGCTGCGAAGCGATGAGGAAATGCCCGAGTTAGAGAAAATGATACTAGCTAGCAAGCGATTGGATGAAATCACTAAAGGGCGGAATATGTTGAAGGAGATACTCGATTTCGCAAAGAGGAAGGAGTGTTATAAACCCATTGTTCTTATGAGCGCAGTGTATAGCATGACTAATTTCACTAATACCATCTTAATAGTGGTGTATCCTATGCTTATTTTAAAAGCTCTGATGGGCACCGAGGACTATGCTCCGGCTTGGTTGCTGGCGTTAGACGTCCAATCTATTGTCTTCAGCTGCGTGTCCGTTTACGTAACCCATAAGGTTCGAAGAAGAACACTGCTACTAAGTAGCGGCTCGTTCACAACTGGAACTCAACTGGCGCTAGCGGTGTACATCTTCGCGAAGAACAAAGATTGGCTGCCGTTCGATTCGATGTGGATACCGGGCGCTCTCCTCAGCGCTCACACGATGTCTGTATACATCGGGGTGCTGCCGTTGGGCTCCGTCATAGCCGGCGAGGTGTTCCCGCTACAGTTCCGAAGTTATTGCGAGAGTATCAGTTTGTTTTCAGTGTACGCTACTGCGTTTATAGTGTTGAAGACGTTTTTGGATCTGACGTCTGGGGCGGGCGTGGACGTGGCGTTCGGCGTGTACTCGGGCGCGGCGGCGCTGTGCCTGGCGGCCGCGGCGGCGCTGCTGCCCGAGACGCGCGGCCGCACGCTGCAGCAGATCGAGGAACACTTCAGGGGAGCTCCGCTGGTGGACCCAGAAGTTGACACTAAAGAAACTAAGCCGTTGAATGAATTTGACGAAGTAGACAGACAATGCGTCTAA
- the LOC125229774 gene encoding facilitated trehalose transporter Tret1-like isoform X2, producing MMIVGRILQGAAGGMMMPLRSVLVSEYCSPHHRGAFLTGVSLAQTAGVLLVHFLGSLITYRMTALVSMSFSFIALLVTVYSPETPSWLAVNRQYDKCRENFIWLRSDEEMPELEKMILASKRLDEITKGRNMLKEILDFAKRKECYKPIVLMSAVYSMTNFTNTILIVVYPMLILKALMGTEDYAPAWLLALDVQSIVFSCVSVYVTHKVRRRTLLLSSGSFTTGTQLALAVYIFAKNKDWLPFDSMWIPGALLSAHTMSVYIGVLPLGSVIAGEVFPLQFRSYCESISLFSVYATAFIVLKTFLDLTSGAGVDVAFGVYSGAAALCLAAAAALLPETRGRTLQQIEEHFRGAPLVDPEVDTKETKPLNEFDEVDRQCV from the coding sequence ATGATGATCGTTGGCAGGATACTTCAGGGTGCCGCCGGGGGCATGATGATGCCGCTCCGCTCCGTGCTGGTGAGCGAGTACTGCAGCCCGCACCACCGCGGCGCCTTCCTCACCGGCGTCTCGCTCGCGCAGACCGCCGGCGTCCTTCTGGTGCACTTCCTCGGCTCTCTCATCACCTATCGCATGACCGCACTCGTCTCTATGTCCTTCTCTTTCATCGCTCTCCTCGTCACGGTTTACTCCCCCGAAACACCGAGCTGGCTCGCGGTGAATCGACAATACGATAAGTGCAGGGAGAATTTTATCTGGCTGCGAAGCGATGAGGAAATGCCCGAGTTAGAGAAAATGATACTAGCTAGCAAGCGATTGGATGAAATCACTAAAGGGCGGAATATGTTGAAGGAGATACTCGATTTCGCAAAGAGGAAGGAGTGTTATAAACCCATTGTTCTTATGAGCGCAGTGTATAGCATGACTAATTTCACTAATACCATCTTAATAGTGGTGTATCCTATGCTTATTTTAAAAGCTCTGATGGGCACCGAGGACTATGCTCCGGCTTGGTTGCTGGCGTTAGACGTCCAATCTATTGTCTTCAGCTGCGTGTCCGTTTACGTAACCCATAAGGTTCGAAGAAGAACACTGCTACTAAGTAGCGGCTCGTTCACAACTGGAACTCAACTGGCGCTAGCGGTGTACATCTTCGCGAAGAACAAAGATTGGCTGCCGTTCGATTCGATGTGGATACCGGGCGCTCTCCTCAGCGCTCACACGATGTCTGTATACATCGGGGTGCTGCCGTTGGGCTCCGTCATAGCCGGCGAGGTGTTCCCGCTACAGTTCCGAAGTTATTGCGAGAGTATCAGTTTGTTTTCAGTGTACGCTACTGCGTTTATAGTGTTGAAGACGTTTTTGGATCTGACGTCTGGGGCGGGCGTGGACGTGGCGTTCGGCGTGTACTCGGGCGCGGCGGCGCTGTGCCTGGCGGCCGCGGCGGCGCTGCTGCCCGAGACGCGCGGCCGCACGCTGCAGCAGATCGAGGAACACTTCAGGGGAGCTCCGCTGGTGGACCCAGAAGTTGACACTAAAGAAACTAAGCCGTTGAATGAATTTGACGAAGTAGACAGACAATGCGTCTAA